A single genomic interval of Terriglobus albidus harbors:
- a CDS encoding FAD-binding and (Fe-S)-binding domain-containing protein has translation MSDAIPTSLIDGTPGDLKADLIALLGKENVLHRAIDLTRYASDASPYRLIPQVVVLPRTTDDIVKLFRYCRETGRHATFRAAGTSLNGQSLSDDILIDVRRHWNGGKVEDDGQRVRVRPGMILGHINSMLERHGRRLGPDPASSAACTIGGVIANNAGGMRCTVQKDAYHTVSALTFVTPSGAVIDTSKPDAEKRFVQAEPQLAEGLLGLRRELLADPVLADRVRRKYAIRNTHGLRLCALLDGETPLEIFRRLLVGSEGTLAFIADAVLETIPSPRVTSVAWIPVPTIDEAIALVPGLVGLGATAVELMVAPALTAAGQAFEETPAYWKTLDPKAAALLVEIGAKNTASLEATQRQVIEIVSAARLIRPVEFTSVTEAIELAWHVREGLLGLVGKSRAEGSTLITEDVCFPPERLAEGAHDVQELLSKHGFIPGVAGHAAHGNLHFTLVANLGDADGLARYSAFMTELVELVVGKHDGSLKAEHGTGLNMAPFVASEWGEKATDMMWRIKQLADPHGILAPDVILTRNSKLHLENLKSFPQIEGVTGSSQCIECGFCEPVCPSRNVTMTPRQRIVVRREMVRQKNDSAMLAQLQREYQYDGIETCAGDGMCSIPCPIGINTGTLIKQFRGRENSPAAEAVALRLAKHWKAIEPLARISLRGAHAFSSVFGVKPLTALTAAVRTVVSPDLMPAVPGPMPRAASGLPKTDRNGAAAVYFCACINRMFGRDPAGPAAPSLAATLVTLSKRAGKPLWIPPDVAGLCCSTPWRSKGYHQGHKYMAEAVADAMWRWSDGGALPIVVDAASCTLGLKEDVMTQLEGERRERYESLKIIDSIAWCRDLLPNLAISRKLQRVAVHPTCSTTDLRLAGALKEIAGRLADEVEVPLGTTCCGTAGDRGLLHPELVVSATREVQLVLIDRPFDAYVSANRTCEMGLRHATGRPYESFVFLLEELSRPESN, from the coding sequence ATGAGCGATGCCATCCCCACCTCTCTGATCGATGGGACACCAGGTGACCTGAAGGCCGATCTCATCGCACTCCTGGGAAAAGAGAACGTTCTCCACAGAGCAATCGATCTCACACGGTATGCCTCCGATGCGAGCCCGTACCGACTCATCCCTCAAGTCGTTGTGCTGCCTCGAACGACCGATGATATCGTCAAGCTCTTCCGTTATTGCCGTGAGACCGGGCGGCATGCGACGTTTCGGGCGGCGGGTACGAGTCTTAACGGTCAATCGCTATCCGATGACATCCTGATCGATGTGCGTCGTCACTGGAATGGCGGCAAAGTGGAGGATGACGGCCAACGCGTGCGAGTACGCCCCGGGATGATCCTCGGTCACATCAACTCAATGCTGGAGCGGCACGGTCGCCGGCTGGGGCCGGATCCTGCTAGCTCCGCAGCTTGCACGATCGGAGGCGTGATTGCGAACAACGCCGGTGGCATGCGGTGCACCGTCCAGAAAGATGCCTACCATACCGTCTCTGCGCTCACGTTCGTAACCCCATCCGGCGCTGTTATCGACACATCGAAACCCGATGCCGAAAAACGGTTTGTGCAGGCAGAGCCGCAGCTTGCGGAAGGCTTGCTCGGGCTGCGAAGAGAGCTTCTGGCAGATCCGGTGCTGGCGGACCGTGTGCGTCGCAAGTACGCGATCAGGAACACTCACGGATTGCGGCTTTGTGCACTTCTCGATGGCGAAACGCCGCTAGAGATTTTTCGACGTTTGCTCGTCGGTTCGGAGGGTACACTCGCCTTCATCGCTGACGCGGTGCTAGAGACGATTCCATCACCCCGCGTGACCAGCGTGGCATGGATTCCAGTTCCCACAATCGATGAAGCGATTGCCCTTGTTCCTGGCCTCGTCGGGCTCGGGGCCACCGCCGTCGAGCTCATGGTTGCTCCGGCGCTCACGGCGGCCGGGCAGGCCTTTGAAGAGACACCCGCTTATTGGAAAACCCTCGATCCCAAGGCCGCTGCTCTGCTCGTCGAAATTGGCGCTAAGAACACGGCTTCTCTCGAAGCTACACAACGCCAGGTCATCGAGATTGTGAGTGCCGCCAGGCTGATTAGACCGGTAGAGTTCACGAGTGTCACTGAGGCCATCGAGCTCGCCTGGCATGTTCGTGAGGGACTTCTGGGTTTGGTGGGCAAGAGTCGTGCGGAGGGCTCGACGCTCATCACGGAGGATGTCTGTTTTCCGCCCGAGCGTTTGGCTGAGGGTGCGCACGACGTGCAGGAACTCCTTTCCAAGCATGGATTCATTCCTGGTGTCGCGGGACACGCAGCTCACGGGAACCTTCATTTCACTCTCGTCGCAAATCTGGGTGACGCCGACGGGCTGGCTCGGTACTCGGCGTTCATGACCGAACTTGTGGAGCTCGTCGTTGGGAAACATGATGGCTCTCTGAAGGCCGAGCACGGAACTGGCCTGAACATGGCGCCGTTCGTCGCATCAGAATGGGGTGAGAAGGCCACTGACATGATGTGGCGCATAAAACAGCTTGCCGATCCTCACGGGATTTTGGCACCGGACGTGATTCTGACGCGCAATTCCAAGCTTCACCTGGAGAATCTGAAGTCCTTCCCGCAAATCGAGGGGGTTACGGGTTCCTCACAATGCATTGAGTGCGGGTTCTGCGAACCTGTCTGTCCGAGCCGCAATGTCACCATGACCCCACGTCAACGGATTGTGGTGCGGCGCGAGATGGTGCGCCAGAAGAATGATTCCGCGATGCTTGCGCAACTCCAACGGGAGTATCAGTACGACGGGATCGAGACATGCGCGGGCGATGGCATGTGTTCTATTCCCTGTCCGATAGGGATCAACACCGGAACGTTGATCAAACAGTTCCGCGGACGCGAGAACAGCCCAGCTGCGGAAGCCGTGGCGCTTCGCCTCGCGAAGCACTGGAAAGCGATCGAACCCTTAGCGCGCATAAGCCTGCGGGGAGCGCACGCGTTTTCCTCCGTGTTTGGAGTGAAGCCACTCACTGCTCTTACCGCTGCCGTGCGAACTGTTGTTAGCCCGGACCTCATGCCCGCCGTGCCCGGGCCAATGCCACGTGCCGCTTCCGGCTTGCCGAAAACCGACAGGAACGGTGCCGCAGCAGTGTACTTCTGCGCATGCATCAACCGAATGTTTGGTCGGGATCCTGCCGGGCCCGCCGCTCCCTCACTTGCGGCAACCCTTGTCACCTTGTCCAAACGCGCTGGTAAGCCGCTGTGGATTCCGCCAGATGTCGCTGGCCTTTGCTGCTCGACGCCGTGGAGATCGAAAGGCTATCACCAGGGGCACAAGTACATGGCGGAAGCCGTTGCTGATGCGATGTGGCGCTGGAGCGATGGAGGAGCTCTTCCCATCGTCGTCGACGCCGCCTCCTGCACTCTTGGTCTCAAAGAGGATGTCATGACACAGCTCGAAGGAGAGCGACGAGAGCGGTACGAAAGCCTCAAGATCATCGACTCGATAGCGTGGTGTCGTGACCTTCTGCCGAACCTGGCGATCTCGCGCAAGCTACAGCGCGTCGCTGTGCATCCGACGTGCTCGACGACGGACCTCAGACTGGCTGGCGCGCTCAAAGAGATTGCGGGGCGCCTGGCCGACGAAGTGGAAGTCCCACTTGGCACAACCTGCTGCGGGACTGCTGGCGACCGAGGGCTATTGCATCCCGAGCTGGTCGTTTCAGCGACGCGGGAGGTTCAATTGGTGCTGATCGATCGGCCCTTCGACGCCTACGTCTCGGCGAATCGAACCTGTGAGATGGGCCTTCGGCACGCGACCGGGCGGCCGTATGAATCGTTTGTTTTTCTCCTCGAGGAACTGAGTCGTCCGGAGTCGAACTAA
- a CDS encoding fumarylacetoacetate hydrolase family protein produces the protein MRIIHFEIRGVLGIAVDEGSGWHGLTQRDSGFPGTLPELIAQGADLLRIGRSLGQSPAIDLNAIRLLPPVPVPPKVLCVGLNYDDHLEESGLKKPAYPEIFARFATSLIPHQEPIRRPRESTALDYEAELAVVIGKPGRRISQEQALDHVAGYSLFNDATVRDFQLRTPQWTIGKNFDGTGSFGPWLVTPDAVPPGAHGLRIQGRLNGRVMQDASTDQLIFNVPALIEMISVAMSLERGDVIITGTPGGVGAARKPPVFMQPGDIFEVEIERLGILTNSVQDG, from the coding sequence ATGCGCATCATTCATTTTGAAATACGTGGTGTCCTCGGAATTGCCGTGGATGAAGGCTCTGGCTGGCATGGCCTGACGCAGCGGGACAGCGGGTTTCCAGGCACGCTGCCCGAGCTGATCGCACAAGGTGCAGACCTGTTGCGCATCGGTAGAAGCCTCGGGCAATCGCCGGCAATCGACCTGAACGCTATCCGCCTGCTGCCTCCGGTGCCCGTACCGCCGAAAGTTCTGTGCGTCGGTCTCAACTACGATGATCACCTGGAGGAAAGCGGGCTGAAGAAGCCGGCCTATCCCGAAATCTTCGCCCGCTTCGCGACCAGTCTGATCCCTCATCAAGAGCCGATTCGGCGACCCCGTGAATCAACTGCGCTCGACTATGAAGCCGAACTGGCCGTGGTGATCGGCAAGCCAGGGCGCCGCATCTCTCAGGAGCAGGCCCTCGATCACGTGGCAGGCTACTCCCTTTTCAACGATGCGACCGTGCGTGATTTTCAGCTCCGTACACCGCAATGGACGATAGGCAAGAATTTTGACGGCACCGGATCGTTCGGCCCGTGGCTGGTGACACCCGATGCCGTACCGCCAGGGGCTCACGGACTGCGCATTCAGGGCCGCTTAAATGGCCGCGTGATGCAGGATGCGAGCACAGACCAGCTTATCTTCAATGTCCCGGCGCTAATTGAAATGATTAGTGTCGCAATGAGTCTGGAACGAGGCGATGTCATCATCACTGGCACACCGGGTGGTGTGGGAGCGGCGCGTAAGCCACCCGTTTTCATGCAACCCGGCGATATCTTCGAAGTGGAGATCGAGAGGCTCGGTATCCTGACCAATTCCGTGCAGGATGGCTGA
- a CDS encoding enoyl-CoA hydratase/isomerase family protein — protein MPYSDYKCFRFKFDSGVAFVSIDHPPINLLDEDLSQEFDRLGRQLENDESVRVVVLQSALPDFFIAHSGLGRVGAASKTVSHTRSFRLTQMIGERFRNMPKVTIAKIEGRARGGGSEIALAMDMCFAALGKAIFGQPEVAVGLVPGGGSTQRLPRLIGRGRALEVLLGCNDLSAEQAERYGYINRALPDDELTPFVEKLAHRISSFPAHTIAHVKTAVDTGAFNSMAEGLLVEAHESDLSVASEVTQARVKEALKIGAETYEGELEMDYLSRLSSKR, from the coding sequence TTGCCATATTCTGATTACAAATGTTTCCGGTTCAAGTTTGATTCCGGGGTCGCATTCGTCAGCATCGATCACCCGCCCATCAATCTTCTTGATGAAGATCTGTCGCAGGAATTCGACAGACTCGGCAGACAACTCGAAAACGATGAGAGTGTCCGGGTGGTGGTCTTGCAGAGCGCGCTTCCTGATTTCTTTATAGCCCACTCTGGTTTGGGCCGGGTGGGAGCCGCTTCCAAGACTGTGTCCCATACGCGCAGCTTTCGTCTTACGCAGATGATCGGCGAGCGGTTCAGGAATATGCCTAAGGTGACCATTGCCAAGATCGAGGGACGGGCCCGCGGCGGAGGGAGTGAGATCGCGCTGGCCATGGACATGTGTTTTGCTGCTCTTGGCAAAGCGATCTTCGGCCAGCCAGAGGTGGCGGTTGGGCTTGTTCCGGGTGGAGGCTCCACGCAAAGATTACCCCGGCTCATCGGACGGGGACGCGCCTTGGAGGTACTCCTGGGTTGCAATGATCTTTCAGCGGAACAGGCAGAACGTTACGGCTATATCAATCGAGCGTTGCCAGACGACGAGTTGACGCCTTTTGTCGAGAAGCTTGCCCACCGCATTTCTTCCTTCCCCGCACATACTATTGCTCACGTCAAGACGGCCGTGGATACCGGAGCATTTAATTCCATGGCAGAGGGGCTTCTGGTGGAAGCCCATGAGTCCGATCTGAGTGTCGCTAGCGAGGTGACCCAAGCGCGTGTTAAGGAAGCATTGAAGATCGGCGCCGAAACTTATGAAGGCGAGTTGGAGATGGATTATTTATCGAGACTCTCCTCGAAAAGATAA
- a CDS encoding glycogen debranching protein, producing MPFATRAGQPQPLGATVNPSGVNFSLFSQNATRVDLLLFASPLDPAPSQVITIQQPTMFYWHVQVDGLQANTAYAFRVHGPSSPTDLTNFGHRFKPNKVLIDPYSRGNIDTLWVAAPSKDNSDNVAQSMRSMVIDDSGYDWEGDTPPNTPLESTVVYELHVRGFTESPSSNVANPGTFSGLIEKLPYIKSLGVTAIELMPVFDFDSKTPKRINPTTGQGLNNYWGYDPICFFAPHAEYCVSPMTSSHVNEFRDLVKAAHKAGLEVILDVVFNHTGEDDQNGPVISFKGIDNSVFYFLQQPDHTFYRGDLTGCPNAVRCNHPALTKMLTESLSYWVTDMHVDGFRFDLGAVLTLGEDAQELEYPPIVWAINLDERFANTKVIVEPFGGDQGNVLGKFPDIRSATWNFQFKNVIRRFVRGDAGLISQVASRLCGSSDIFQQSGYGPHNGISYVTCHDGFTLNDVVSYNTKHNEANFEDSGDTDNISNNYGVEGSTADPAINAIRERQIRNFLALLFLSQGVPMLLGGDECRRTQQGNNNPYIQDNPISWFDWTLPATEKDLVAFTAGMIDFRKRHPTLCRQTFFTGQVIADGLQDISFHGCNLYQPGFNDPNSRVLAITIADPTGVEHIHAIFNMEFTALPFQLPQLPGRQWFRFADTVLPAPNTIAAPGTELAITTPSYFASSRSVVILVSKLAP from the coding sequence ATGCCCTTCGCTACTCGAGCAGGCCAACCACAACCCCTGGGAGCAACGGTCAACCCGTCAGGCGTCAACTTTTCCCTGTTCTCACAGAACGCCACACGGGTTGACCTGCTCCTGTTTGCCTCACCGCTGGACCCTGCGCCCTCGCAGGTCATCACGATTCAGCAACCGACGATGTTCTACTGGCATGTCCAGGTGGATGGCCTGCAGGCGAATACCGCCTATGCCTTTCGCGTACATGGCCCATCCAGTCCAACCGACCTGACGAACTTCGGCCACCGCTTCAAACCCAATAAGGTATTGATCGACCCTTATTCGCGAGGCAACATCGATACCCTCTGGGTTGCCGCGCCATCAAAGGACAACAGCGATAACGTTGCACAATCCATGCGCAGCATGGTCATCGACGACTCCGGCTACGACTGGGAGGGCGATACTCCGCCGAATACTCCGCTCGAGTCCACAGTGGTATATGAGCTGCATGTGCGCGGCTTTACGGAGTCGCCATCGTCGAATGTTGCTAACCCGGGAACCTTTTCCGGCCTGATCGAGAAGCTGCCCTATATCAAATCGCTCGGTGTAACCGCCATCGAGCTGATGCCGGTCTTCGACTTTGATTCCAAGACCCCGAAGAGGATCAACCCAACAACAGGCCAGGGACTGAACAATTACTGGGGATATGATCCCATCTGTTTCTTTGCGCCGCATGCGGAGTATTGCGTCTCTCCCATGACTTCAAGCCACGTCAACGAATTTCGAGATCTCGTCAAAGCAGCGCACAAGGCGGGCCTCGAAGTCATCCTCGATGTGGTCTTCAACCATACCGGCGAGGACGATCAGAACGGCCCGGTCATCAGTTTCAAGGGCATCGACAACAGCGTCTTTTACTTCCTGCAACAACCGGACCATACGTTCTACCGTGGAGACCTTACCGGATGCCCAAACGCTGTGCGCTGTAATCACCCTGCATTGACCAAGATGCTGACGGAGAGCTTGTCCTACTGGGTTACCGACATGCATGTCGATGGTTTTCGGTTTGATCTCGGCGCCGTTCTGACACTGGGAGAAGACGCCCAGGAGCTGGAGTACCCGCCGATCGTCTGGGCCATCAACCTGGATGAACGCTTCGCCAATACTAAGGTCATCGTCGAACCCTTTGGAGGCGATCAGGGAAACGTGCTGGGGAAGTTCCCGGACATTCGGTCAGCTACCTGGAACTTCCAGTTCAAGAATGTGATCAGGCGTTTCGTCCGAGGAGATGCCGGACTTATCAGCCAGGTCGCCAGCCGCCTCTGCGGCAGCTCCGATATCTTCCAGCAATCGGGCTACGGTCCGCACAACGGCATCTCCTACGTTACCTGCCACGACGGCTTTACCCTGAACGACGTAGTCAGCTACAACACCAAACACAACGAAGCGAACTTCGAAGACTCAGGCGATACGGACAACATCAGCAACAACTATGGAGTAGAAGGCTCCACCGCCGACCCGGCGATCAACGCCATCAGAGAACGCCAGATACGCAACTTCCTCGCGCTTCTCTTTCTCTCCCAGGGAGTTCCCATGCTGCTGGGAGGCGATGAATGCCGCCGCACACAACAAGGGAACAACAACCCTTACATCCAGGACAACCCAATCAGTTGGTTTGACTGGACCTTGCCCGCAACGGAAAAAGATCTCGTTGCTTTTACCGCCGGCATGATCGACTTCAGGAAGCGCCACCCGACGCTCTGCCGACAGACCTTTTTCACTGGCCAGGTTATAGCCGACGGCCTGCAGGATATCTCTTTCCATGGCTGCAACCTATATCAACCCGGCTTCAATGATCCGAACTCACGGGTACTCGCTATCACGATCGCCGACCCAACGGGTGTAGAGCATATCCACGCGATCTTCAATATGGAGTTCACCGCGCTTCCCTTCCAGCTGCCGCAGCTTCCGGGAAGACAATGGTTCCGCTTCGCGGACACTGTTCTGCCAGCGCCCAATACGATCGCGGCTCCAGGGACAGAGCTAGCAATCACAACGCCGAGCTACTTCGCCAGTTCAAGGTCCGTGGTGATCCTCGTATCGAAGCTCGCCCCATAA
- a CDS encoding TIM-barrel domain-containing protein, with translation MSVDSRDSSYRYVPVDGFNPNSATGWTSFGNVSQCLYDKGDGIFTLTGTGSGGGQPPELKIYVLGPAAFRVRFNPQNDYSMDGSFAVVNKDLGAPAVNILQNDSVKLSVDLGALRLDVLFQPFTVQVYWKSHLISSDVAPGLIYVANGGNAVANFKTYPANANYFGAGEKGGNDLRLNEAALTFFNYDNFKYCGQNTDDPPAPNGDGFLRVIPYNSNYNDPTVQPGPLNWSEPLYNSIPFFLEDNPNPLDQGGHPTGAPYAYGILLDNESQSYMNFGASSSYNGNMYGKYFFGALYGEIDYYFMAGDAAPDVLRQYSTLVGPAALAPMWALGNHQGCYGYYDQGRVLNAIQQYRASNIPLDGMHIDVDFQNNYRTFTASQMKFPNGGADCFSQAAAMGVKCSTNITGIVTIQPLDENGNATPYSVLQSGLAINAFVQDNRAEGQGPAYPKPFVTNESYGVNYGFNPYPSPGAPYNPGPGTALGTYGYYADLGQLQFRDWWGEQYKPLLDAGLEMVWQDMTDPATQPSVGDSAPYKTLPLNVLMFDYTQNKMVPSAEIHNVFALNLISATHTGMIRLRKAAGVDKRPFIIARGGYAGVHRYAASWTGDSASDWNFLSILIPEILNFGLSGQPMSGADIGGFATSSAGGSANGTGPNGVTNPDLMARWTTVSAFIGWCRNHYDGYNKQYQEPYAYPDPCQSACRKYIEIRYKLLQLFYDMLYQCTQTGLPICRPLFLTDRQDPGVYQEAFLNTQFMVGNDLLIAPIIQQSWNRNVYLPAGSDWFAYQDAQAPLPQKNAGGQSFNWYAPLDLVPMYVRAGSILPRRELEQYVGQLPLCPLTFECYPGPDRDYTLYLDDKIGTGYQEGKYRLTTIAQKTVPSVRTVTITRTYDQFTPKETFFYVSLLQTTHPASVTVNGTAVPDLTSSNDQAGASALAASNVNAFYFNVSLQTVFVKVFDTASVLTAVANF, from the coding sequence ATGAGTGTTGATTCAAGAGATTCCAGCTACCGCTATGTTCCCGTCGATGGCTTCAACCCGAACAGTGCAACAGGATGGACATCATTCGGCAATGTAAGCCAATGTCTCTATGACAAAGGTGATGGGATCTTTACCCTGACCGGCACAGGATCGGGAGGCGGTCAGCCTCCTGAACTCAAGATTTATGTGCTTGGGCCGGCGGCATTCCGTGTGCGCTTCAATCCCCAAAACGACTACAGCATGGATGGCTCCTTCGCTGTGGTCAACAAGGATCTGGGAGCACCGGCAGTCAACATTCTGCAGAATGACTCCGTCAAACTTTCGGTAGATCTGGGCGCTCTGCGGCTCGACGTCCTCTTTCAGCCATTCACCGTGCAGGTGTACTGGAAGAGCCATCTCATCAGCTCAGATGTAGCGCCGGGCCTCATCTATGTTGCCAACGGCGGCAACGCCGTCGCCAACTTCAAAACCTATCCTGCAAATGCCAACTACTTTGGCGCCGGAGAAAAGGGCGGCAACGACCTGCGGTTGAATGAAGCTGCCCTGACCTTCTTCAACTACGACAATTTCAAATACTGCGGCCAGAACACAGACGATCCCCCCGCGCCTAACGGCGATGGGTTTCTGAGAGTCATCCCCTACAACTCCAACTACAACGACCCCACGGTGCAGCCCGGGCCACTGAACTGGTCCGAACCGCTGTACAACTCGATCCCCTTCTTCCTCGAGGACAACCCGAATCCCCTTGACCAGGGCGGACACCCCACCGGCGCTCCGTATGCCTATGGCATCCTGCTGGACAACGAGTCCCAGAGCTACATGAACTTCGGGGCCAGTTCCAGCTACAACGGCAATATGTACGGCAAGTACTTCTTCGGCGCACTCTATGGAGAGATCGATTATTACTTCATGGCCGGGGATGCCGCTCCGGATGTATTGCGGCAATACTCAACGCTGGTAGGCCCGGCTGCCCTAGCTCCCATGTGGGCGCTTGGAAACCACCAGGGATGCTACGGATATTACGACCAGGGCCGGGTGCTGAATGCGATTCAACAATACCGCGCAAGCAACATCCCGCTCGACGGCATGCACATCGATGTCGACTTCCAGAATAACTACCGCACCTTCACCGCCAGCCAGATGAAGTTTCCCAATGGGGGAGCGGACTGCTTCTCTCAAGCAGCGGCCATGGGCGTCAAGTGCAGTACGAATATCACCGGAATCGTGACGATTCAGCCTCTCGATGAAAACGGCAATGCCACGCCGTATTCCGTACTGCAATCCGGACTCGCCATCAATGCCTTTGTGCAGGACAACCGCGCGGAAGGCCAGGGGCCGGCTTATCCAAAGCCCTTCGTCACCAATGAGAGCTATGGAGTGAACTACGGGTTCAATCCATATCCATCGCCAGGCGCTCCTTACAATCCCGGTCCAGGAACGGCGCTGGGGACCTATGGCTACTACGCGGACCTCGGCCAACTGCAGTTCCGTGATTGGTGGGGTGAACAATACAAGCCACTGCTCGATGCCGGACTCGAGATGGTGTGGCAGGACATGACCGATCCTGCAACGCAACCCAGTGTCGGCGACTCGGCGCCCTATAAGACACTCCCGCTCAACGTATTAATGTTCGATTACACGCAGAACAAGATGGTGCCCAGCGCCGAGATCCACAATGTATTTGCTCTCAACCTGATCAGCGCAACCCATACGGGCATGATCAGGCTCCGCAAAGCGGCGGGCGTCGACAAGCGGCCATTCATCATCGCCCGCGGCGGCTACGCGGGAGTCCATCGTTACGCTGCCAGCTGGACAGGTGACTCTGCCTCTGACTGGAACTTCCTCTCCATCCTGATCCCGGAGATCCTCAACTTCGGTCTATCGGGTCAGCCAATGTCAGGCGCGGACATTGGAGGCTTTGCGACCAGCTCCGCCGGAGGCTCCGCGAATGGCACTGGGCCGAATGGAGTCACCAATCCCGACCTGATGGCCCGCTGGACCACCGTGAGCGCCTTCATCGGCTGGTGCCGCAATCACTATGACGGATACAACAAGCAGTACCAGGAGCCGTACGCATATCCGGATCCCTGCCAGTCCGCATGCCGCAAGTACATTGAGATCCGCTACAAGCTGCTGCAGCTCTTCTACGACATGCTGTACCAGTGCACACAAACGGGTCTTCCCATCTGCCGCCCATTGTTTCTTACCGATCGCCAGGATCCCGGTGTGTATCAGGAAGCATTCCTGAACACTCAGTTCATGGTGGGTAACGATCTGTTGATCGCGCCGATCATTCAACAGAGCTGGAACCGTAACGTCTATCTTCCGGCAGGCAGTGACTGGTTTGCTTATCAGGATGCGCAGGCTCCCCTGCCGCAAAAGAACGCGGGCGGCCAGAGCTTCAACTGGTATGCGCCGCTTGACCTGGTGCCGATGTACGTTCGTGCGGGATCGATTCTTCCGCGGCGCGAACTTGAGCAGTACGTCGGTCAACTGCCTCTGTGCCCACTTACCTTCGAGTGCTATCCCGGTCCCGATCGCGACTACACACTCTACCTCGATGACAAGATCGGTACAGGCTACCAGGAAGGCAAGTACAGGCTTACGACCATTGCACAAAAGACCGTGCCCAGCGTACGCACCGTAACGATAACCCGGACCTACGACCAGTTCACACCCAAGGAGACGTTCTTCTACGTCTCTCTCCTGCAGACGACACATCCCGCCAGTGTCACGGTCAACGGGACCGCGGTTCCCGACCTCACAAGCTCCAATGACCAGGCGGGCGCTTCTGCACTCGCAGCCTCGAACGTCAATGCCTTCTACTTCAACGTCTCTCTGCAGACCGTCTTTGTGAAGGTCTTCGATACAGCTTCTGTTCTTACAGCAGTGGCCAACTTCTAA